A genome region from Nocardia sp. NBC_01730 includes the following:
- a CDS encoding ArnT family glycosyltransferase, translating to MTAISADAALPDATTTLDPDPLGLPPARRWERASLAVLLAWTAVAYLWHITVNGMANGFYAAAAWSGARDWKALLFGSLDPGNFITVDKPPVSQWVMGLSGQLFGFSSASMLVPQALMAVAAVALLYTTVATATVSRGAGLLAGAALAVTPVVALMFRFNNPDAVMVLLMTAGAYCTIKSLRRASARWLMLAGVALGFAFLAKMLEGLMVLPALALTYLIVAPTSVRKRLLHLLAAAAALVVSSGWYVLLTILWPASSRPYLAGSTNNTFMDLVLGYNGFARFLGHNHQGGNRFALPPGYEMPRTLGQGRGGFGGFGGGSGPTRLFTGEIGFEISWLLPAALLAFVLVLASRGRAPRTDLVRGAALVFGLWLIIDGVAFTTMRGGMHAYYTLAIGPAVAGMFAIGVAEVWRRREELFGRIGAAALVLTSGLWAFVLLSRNAEWLPWLRWALAVVSVTVALGLVAAAFPAVSRRVRARAVSVLVVVGVLAGIGGSTAYAAATLPQVHTGGGPTVGPAKPERPTSANNMRNEVMSFVNGDTEPQVAALLRDTTTTWSAAVDRSSVAASLELASHTPVIAIGGFTSDDPVPTLDDFQTMIRTHQVTYYLAQEVKLPDSWRVHNQPGVLPGAGQASATDNGLWRPAGHKDIADWVSAHYTPVRLGNVAVYDLTVVAH from the coding sequence GTGACAGCGATCAGCGCCGACGCGGCCCTGCCCGATGCGACCACGACTCTCGATCCCGATCCGCTCGGGCTACCGCCTGCTCGTCGGTGGGAGCGAGCGAGTCTGGCGGTGCTGCTGGCTTGGACGGCCGTCGCGTATCTGTGGCACATTACGGTCAACGGCATGGCCAACGGTTTCTACGCCGCGGCGGCCTGGTCCGGTGCGCGGGACTGGAAAGCACTACTGTTCGGCTCGCTGGATCCGGGCAACTTCATCACCGTCGACAAACCGCCGGTCTCACAGTGGGTGATGGGACTGTCGGGACAGCTGTTCGGATTCAGCAGCGCGAGCATGCTCGTGCCGCAGGCGCTGATGGCCGTCGCGGCCGTGGCACTGCTGTATACGACGGTGGCCACGGCGACCGTCAGCCGTGGCGCGGGTTTGCTGGCCGGGGCGGCGCTGGCAGTGACGCCGGTGGTGGCGTTGATGTTCCGGTTCAACAACCCGGACGCGGTGATGGTTTTGCTGATGACCGCGGGCGCGTACTGCACGATCAAGTCGTTGCGACGGGCGAGCGCGCGCTGGCTGATGCTGGCCGGTGTCGCGCTCGGATTCGCATTCCTGGCGAAGATGCTCGAAGGGCTCATGGTGTTGCCCGCGCTGGCACTCACCTACCTGATCGTCGCGCCGACCTCGGTGCGGAAACGGCTGCTGCACTTGCTCGCCGCGGCGGCGGCGTTGGTCGTCTCGTCCGGCTGGTACGTACTGCTGACGATCCTGTGGCCCGCCTCGTCGCGGCCGTATCTGGCCGGGTCGACGAACAACACGTTCATGGATCTGGTGCTGGGCTACAACGGCTTCGCCCGCTTCCTGGGTCACAACCACCAAGGCGGCAACCGATTCGCACTGCCGCCAGGGTACGAGATGCCGCGCACCCTGGGGCAGGGCCGCGGTGGATTCGGCGGATTCGGCGGCGGGTCGGGTCCGACCCGGCTATTCACCGGTGAGATCGGGTTCGAGATCTCCTGGCTGCTTCCCGCCGCCCTGCTCGCCTTCGTGCTGGTCCTCGCGTCGCGCGGGCGCGCCCCACGCACCGACCTCGTCCGCGGGGCCGCGCTGGTCTTCGGATTGTGGCTGATCATCGACGGCGTCGCGTTCACCACGATGCGCGGCGGCATGCACGCCTACTACACGCTGGCCATCGGTCCCGCCGTGGCCGGGATGTTCGCGATCGGCGTCGCCGAGGTGTGGCGCCGGCGCGAGGAGTTATTCGGCCGAATAGGCGCTGCCGCGTTGGTGCTCACGTCCGGACTGTGGGCGTTCGTGCTGCTGAGCCGCAACGCCGAATGGCTGCCGTGGTTGCGCTGGGCGCTCGCGGTGGTCTCGGTGACGGTGGCGCTCGGCCTGGTCGCCGCCGCGTTCCCGGCCGTGTCGCGGCGGGTTCGCGCCAGGGCGGTGTCGGTGCTGGTCGTCGTGGGTGTTCTCGCCGGGATCGGTGGCTCGACGGCATATGCCGCCGCCACCCTGCCGCAGGTGCATACCGGGGGCGGGCCGACGGTCGGTCCCGCGAAGCCCGAGCGGCCGACGTCGGCGAACAATATGCGCAACGAGGTGATGTCGTTCGTGAACGGCGACACCGAGCCGCAAGTCGCCGCGCTGCTGCGCGACACGACAACCACCTGGTCGGCGGCGGTGGACCGTTCCTCGGTCGCCGCATCCCTCGAGCTCGCCAGCCACACCCCGGTCATCGCGATCGGCGGCTTCACCTCCGACGACCCGGTTCCCACCCTCGATGATTTCCAGACCATGATCCGCACCCACCAGGTGACGTACTACCTCGCACAGGAGGTGAAACTTCCCGACTCATGGCGCGTACACAACCAACCGGGCGTTCTCCCCGGCGCCGGGCAGGCGAGCGCCACGGACAACGGGCTATGGCGTCCGGCCGGGCACAAGGACATCGCCGACTGGGTATCCGCGCACTACACCCCGGTGCGTCTCGGCAACGTCGCCGTCTACGACCTCACCGTCGTGGCTCACTGA
- a CDS encoding HypC/HybG/HupF family hydrogenase formation chaperone has product MCLAVPGKVLSLHERDGTMMSVVDFGGVHKDVCLQYIPDATVGDYVVVHVGFAIQRLDEESALKTLAEFEHLGVLNEEFGDGFAIAAKQAGLDNPAAEPPREEPEVTP; this is encoded by the coding sequence ATGTGTCTAGCGGTGCCAGGAAAAGTGCTCAGCCTGCATGAGCGCGACGGCACGATGATGTCGGTCGTCGACTTCGGCGGCGTGCACAAGGACGTGTGCTTGCAATACATCCCGGACGCGACCGTCGGCGACTACGTCGTGGTCCATGTGGGATTCGCGATTCAGCGGCTGGACGAGGAGTCCGCGCTGAAGACATTGGCCGAGTTCGAACACCTCGGCGTACTGAACGAGGAATTCGGCGACGGCTTCGCCATCGCCGCCAAGCAGGCGGGTCTCGACAACCCCGCGGCCGAGCCGCCACGCGAGGAACCAGAGGTGACGCCATGA
- a CDS encoding DUF6390 family protein produces the protein MAGGGAEMFARYAYAPNRLGYCGPPDAVALRDGTDDQVRAVARRFTGAWPYLRVMAAMTGIGDPLDRRLVESYWLGGGIGADLDPTEFTAELLALLGPVAGGYWTHLGPELADEAAANHCFHVFGVYPWSRLVGHGNGHPVHVLDSCRITWGTVADRTDTEIALRSRGLSWDGRRLVLSAETVRPIPIRVDGYTAVPDVSVGEQVAVHWGRLCGRLDDAQVRALAASTARQLEVTNLRLAARR, from the coding sequence ATGGCAGGCGGCGGAGCGGAGATGTTCGCCCGGTATGCCTACGCCCCCAACCGGCTCGGCTACTGCGGGCCACCCGACGCGGTCGCGTTGCGCGACGGGACGGACGACCAGGTGCGGGCGGTGGCTCGGCGGTTCACCGGCGCGTGGCCGTATCTGCGGGTGATGGCGGCGATGACCGGAATCGGGGACCCGCTGGATCGCCGCCTCGTCGAGTCCTACTGGCTGGGCGGCGGAATCGGCGCAGACCTGGACCCGACCGAGTTCACCGCCGAGTTGCTGGCATTGTTAGGCCCGGTCGCGGGTGGGTACTGGACGCATCTGGGCCCGGAGCTGGCCGACGAGGCCGCGGCCAACCACTGCTTCCACGTCTTCGGCGTGTACCCGTGGTCGCGGTTGGTCGGGCACGGCAACGGACATCCGGTACATGTGCTCGACAGTTGCCGGATCACCTGGGGGACGGTGGCCGACCGCACCGACACCGAGATCGCGCTGCGCTCTCGCGGGCTGAGCTGGGACGGGCGGCGGCTGGTGCTGTCGGCGGAAACGGTGCGGCCCATCCCGATCCGGGTAGACGGCTACACAGCGGTGCCGGACGTGTCGGTGGGGGAGCAGGTCGCGGTGCACTGGGGGCGTCTGTGCGGACGCCTCGACGACGCCCAGGTGCGTGCCTTGGCGGCGAGCACGGCGCGCCAGCTTGAGGTCACCAACCTGCGGCTTGCCGCACGACGATGA
- a CDS encoding TrmO family methyltransferase domain-containing protein — MPVAHVVGGRREPTDDHWGGVEAIIRIDDCRFTEESVQGLDAFSHLEIVFRFHLTDQTDLHFGARSARDNPAWPKVGIFGHRNMRRVNWLGVSRTRLLRVDGLDLHVAELDAVAGTPVLDIKPWFAEFGPRGEIRQAPWSTEMLKDYF; from the coding sequence GTGCCGGTCGCACATGTGGTAGGTGGCCGCCGCGAACCTACAGACGATCACTGGGGTGGTGTCGAGGCGATCATTCGCATAGATGACTGCCGGTTCACTGAAGAGTCCGTGCAAGGCTTGGACGCGTTCAGCCACCTCGAGATCGTGTTCCGCTTCCACTTGACCGATCAAACGGATTTGCACTTCGGTGCGCGCAGTGCGCGCGATAACCCCGCATGGCCGAAGGTCGGCATCTTTGGACATAGAAATATGCGACGCGTCAACTGGCTTGGGGTGTCCCGTACTCGACTGCTACGAGTGGACGGCCTGGATCTGCACGTAGCTGAGCTGGACGCTGTAGCCGGCACGCCTGTGCTGGACATCAAGCCGTGGTTCGCGGAGTTCGGCCCACGTGGAGAGATCCGCCAAGCTCCGTGGTCCACGGAGATGCTCAAAGACTATTTCTAG
- a CDS encoding carbamoyltransferase HypF — MTAVRSRRRLLVRGVVQGVGFRPFVYTTAAELALAGSVSNDSNGVVIEIEGAPTALDEFTERLRLRPPPLAVVESVDQTDLPVRGGTGFHIADTTCACGGRTLASPDVAICADCERELRDPGDRRYRHPFVNCTNCGPRFTIIAGLPYDRERTSMADFAMCDRCAREYADPGDRRFHAQPIACPECGPTLAYSGPGTGDPLAAARELLRAGGILAVKGIGGYHLACDAANEAAVAELRRRKRRGDKPFALMVPDLATARDIVVVDDAAAALLASPARPIVLLSRRAASTAPRVVDGDPETTGSAPGSFGAAAPMTARSGVPRDAAVSAVPNAERHRCPAPAESVAPGNPDLGVMIAYTPLHLLLFGLPDDPPGPRTLVMTSGNLGGEPICYEDDDAHSRLAGLADGWLSHNRRILVPCDDSVVRWLDGHELPVRRSRGYAPLPLALPVPLPPTLAVGADLKNTCAVADGRYAWLSQHIGDMDDLATLRSFDAAQRHLADLTGVRPVQFVADAHPGYRSAAWARRHAGERAVYTVQHHHAHIAAVMGEHGLGATEQVVGIAFDGTGFGPDGAVWGGEVLLAGYKGYRRLAHLKYVPLAGGDLAVRRPYRMALAHLWSAGIDWSEDIPAVAACPVDERSVLAHQFETGLGCAPTSSMGRLFDAVSSLTGVRHVVDYEAQAAIELEGRSRRAEEGATEYRFTPGEGDPAAIDPAPVLAAVVADVRSGVPAAVVGARFHTAVARLVLDLAVRYAAAPTTVALSGGVFQNALLLARSCALLRDNGFTVISHHRLPPNDGGLAFGQLLAGGGG, encoded by the coding sequence ATGACCGCCGTGCGGTCGCGGCGCCGCCTGCTCGTGCGCGGCGTGGTCCAAGGCGTCGGATTCCGGCCGTTCGTCTACACCACCGCGGCCGAACTGGCGCTGGCCGGGAGCGTGAGCAACGACAGCAACGGGGTGGTCATCGAAATCGAGGGCGCGCCAACGGCTCTGGACGAGTTCACCGAGCGGCTGCGCCTGCGGCCGCCGCCGCTCGCGGTGGTCGAATCGGTCGACCAGACCGACCTGCCGGTGCGCGGCGGCACCGGATTCCACATTGCCGACACCACCTGTGCGTGCGGCGGGCGCACACTGGCCTCGCCCGATGTCGCGATCTGCGCCGATTGTGAGCGTGAGCTACGCGACCCAGGCGACCGCCGCTACCGCCACCCGTTCGTCAACTGCACCAATTGCGGGCCGCGGTTCACCATCATCGCCGGCCTGCCCTACGACCGCGAACGGACTTCGATGGCGGACTTCGCCATGTGCGACAGATGCGCCAGGGAGTACGCCGACCCCGGCGACCGCCGTTTCCACGCCCAGCCCATCGCCTGCCCGGAGTGCGGCCCGACGCTGGCGTACTCCGGACCGGGTACGGGTGATCCACTGGCTGCCGCCCGTGAGCTGCTGCGCGCGGGCGGAATCCTCGCGGTCAAAGGCATCGGTGGCTATCACCTCGCCTGCGATGCCGCGAACGAGGCCGCCGTTGCCGAACTGCGCAGGCGGAAACGCCGCGGCGACAAGCCCTTCGCCCTCATGGTGCCCGACCTCGCGACGGCCCGCGATATCGTCGTGGTCGACGACGCGGCCGCCGCGCTGCTGGCCAGCCCGGCCCGCCCGATCGTGCTGCTCTCCCGCCGGGCGGCGTCAACGGCACCCCGCGTGGTCGACGGTGATCCGGAGACGACCGGGTCCGCTCCCGGATCTTTCGGTGCCGCGGCGCCGATGACAGCCAGGTCCGGCGTGCCACGCGATGCGGCTGTTTCCGCCGTGCCGAACGCCGAACGGCACCGTTGCCCGGCCCCAGCCGAATCCGTGGCGCCCGGCAATCCGGACCTGGGTGTCATGATCGCCTACACCCCACTGCACCTCCTGCTGTTCGGCTTACCCGACGATCCGCCCGGCCCGCGAACGCTGGTGATGACCTCCGGCAACCTCGGCGGCGAGCCGATCTGCTACGAGGACGACGACGCTCACAGCCGGCTCGCCGGGCTCGCGGACGGCTGGCTCTCGCACAATCGGCGCATCCTCGTGCCCTGTGACGACTCGGTGGTGCGTTGGCTCGACGGCCATGAGCTGCCGGTGCGCCGTTCGCGCGGCTATGCGCCGCTGCCACTGGCACTGCCGGTCCCGCTGCCGCCGACCCTGGCGGTCGGTGCCGACCTGAAGAACACCTGCGCCGTGGCCGACGGCCGCTATGCCTGGCTCAGTCAGCACATCGGTGACATGGATGATCTGGCCACGCTGCGGTCCTTCGACGCGGCGCAGCGGCATCTCGCGGATCTCACCGGGGTGCGCCCGGTGCAGTTCGTCGCCGATGCGCATCCCGGCTACCGCTCCGCCGCGTGGGCACGCAGGCACGCGGGCGAGCGAGCCGTATACACCGTGCAGCACCATCACGCGCACATCGCCGCCGTGATGGGCGAGCACGGGCTCGGCGCCACCGAGCAGGTGGTCGGCATCGCCTTCGACGGCACCGGATTCGGTCCGGACGGCGCGGTATGGGGCGGCGAGGTCCTGCTGGCCGGCTATAAGGGCTACCGAAGGCTCGCCCACCTGAAATATGTGCCGCTTGCCGGTGGCGATCTCGCGGTCCGCAGACCCTACCGCATGGCGCTGGCACATCTCTGGTCTGCCGGGATCGATTGGAGCGAGGATATTCCCGCGGTCGCCGCGTGCCCGGTGGACGAAAGATCGGTACTGGCACACCAATTCGAGACGGGTCTGGGCTGCGCGCCCACCTCCAGCATGGGCAGGCTGTTCGACGCGGTGTCCTCGCTGACCGGCGTGCGGCACGTGGTCGACTACGAGGCCCAGGCGGCGATCGAGCTGGAAGGGCGGTCGCGCCGCGCGGAGGAAGGCGCGACCGAGTACCGGTTCACGCCTGGGGAGGGCGATCCCGCCGCTATCGATCCCGCCCCCGTGCTGGCGGCCGTGGTGGCAGACGTGCGCAGCGGCGTACCCGCCGCGGTGGTCGGGGCGCGGTTCCACACGGCCGTCGCCCGGTTGGTGCTCGACCTCGCGGTCCGCTACGCCGCGGCCCCGACGACCGTCGCCCTGTCCGGCGGCGTCTTCCAGAACGCCCTGTTGCTCGCGCGGTCGTGTGCGCTGCTGCGGGACAACGGGTTCACCGTGATCAGCCATCACCGGCTGCCGCCCAACGACGGCGGACTCGCGTTCGGGCAACTCCTCGCGGGCGGCGGGGGATGA
- a CDS encoding CYTH domain-containing protein codes for MTYKPPSKAVTHSDADVIAKRETNVMLSGPDQATAATQLLAEIGMTELVRVEKEHTIYQHPERDDIIVSIDTVTRAGTFVETEVTAADPDAATAYLEEVETELGIADHPVVGLPYRNLVMAAAN; via the coding sequence ATCACCTACAAGCCGCCGTCCAAGGCTGTCACCCACAGCGACGCTGACGTGATCGCCAAACGCGAAACCAACGTCATGCTCAGCGGCCCCGACCAAGCAACCGCCGCCACCCAGCTGCTTGCCGAAATCGGCATGACCGAACTCGTCCGTGTCGAAAAGGAGCACACCATCTACCAACACCCCGAACGCGACGACATCATTGTCAGCATCGATACCGTCACCCGCGCCGGAACCTTCGTCGAAACCGAGGTCACCGCCGCCGACCCGGACGCGGCAACTGCTTACCTCGAAGAAGTCGAAACCGAACTCGGGATAGCCGATCACCCCGTCGTCGGCCTGCCCTACCGCAACCTCGTCATGGCCGCCGCCAACTGA
- a CDS encoding CYTH domain-containing protein: MIEVERKRELPDPSTLRLRLAEIGYHEARHLTEVDTYFSRPDVDYLKTVECLRI, encoded by the coding sequence TTGATCGAGGTCGAGCGTAAACGCGAACTCCCCGACCCCAGTACGCTGCGCCTGCGACTCGCCGAAATCGGCTACCACGAGGCCAGACACCTCACCGAGGTCGACACCTACTTCAGCCGGCCCGACGTCGACTACCTGAAAACAGTTGAATGCCTTCGCATTTGA
- the hypD gene encoding hydrogenase formation protein HypD translates to MKYLDEFSNPELAKHLLDRIRSATSRRWAIMEVCGGQTHSIIRHGIDQLLPDQIEMIHGPGCPVCVTPLEVIDKALEIAARPGVIFCSFGDMLRVPGSTKDLFRVKSEGGDVRVVYSPLDALNLAKENPDREVVFFGIGFETTAPANAMTVYQAKRLGIRNFSLLVSHVLVPPAIAAIMESPTCRVQAFLAAGHVCTVMGTDEYPPLAAKYRVPMVVTGFEPLDILEGIRRTVLQLETGRHELENAYPRAVAAAGNPVAKAMLQDVFEVTDRAWRGIGMIPRSGWRLSERYREFDAEERFSVGDLHTAESSICRSGEVLQGLIKPNECAAFGKECTPRNPLGATMVSSEGACAAYYLYRRLDLPAEVAHA, encoded by the coding sequence ATGAAGTATCTGGACGAATTCAGCAACCCCGAGCTCGCCAAGCATCTGCTCGACCGGATCCGTTCCGCCACGAGCAGACGCTGGGCGATTATGGAAGTCTGTGGCGGACAAACACATTCGATCATTCGCCACGGCATCGACCAGCTGCTGCCCGACCAGATCGAAATGATCCACGGCCCTGGCTGCCCGGTCTGCGTCACCCCGCTCGAGGTGATCGACAAGGCGCTGGAGATCGCGGCACGGCCCGGCGTGATCTTCTGCTCGTTCGGTGACATGCTGCGCGTGCCGGGCAGCACCAAGGATCTGTTCCGGGTCAAGAGCGAGGGTGGCGACGTCCGGGTGGTCTACTCGCCGCTGGACGCGCTCAACCTCGCCAAGGAGAACCCCGATCGCGAGGTCGTGTTCTTCGGCATCGGTTTCGAGACCACCGCGCCTGCCAACGCCATGACGGTGTATCAGGCGAAACGACTCGGCATCCGGAACTTCTCGCTGCTGGTGTCGCATGTGCTCGTTCCGCCTGCCATCGCCGCGATCATGGAGTCGCCCACCTGCCGGGTGCAGGCATTCCTCGCGGCCGGGCATGTCTGCACGGTGATGGGCACCGACGAATACCCGCCACTGGCTGCGAAGTACCGGGTTCCCATGGTGGTCACCGGATTCGAGCCGCTGGACATCCTGGAGGGCATCCGCCGCACCGTGCTGCAACTGGAAACCGGCAGGCACGAACTGGAGAACGCCTATCCGCGCGCGGTGGCCGCGGCGGGCAACCCGGTCGCGAAAGCCATGCTGCAGGATGTCTTCGAGGTGACCGACCGGGCGTGGCGTGGCATCGGCATGATTCCGCGCAGCGGCTGGCGGCTGTCGGAGCGCTACCGCGAGTTCGACGCCGAAGAGCGCTTCTCGGTAGGGGATCTGCACACCGCCGAGTCGTCGATCTGCCGCTCGGGTGAGGTGCTGCAGGGGCTCATCAAACCGAATGAGTGCGCGGCCTTCGGTAAGGAGTGCACGCCACGCAACCCGTTGGGCGCCACCATGGTGTCCTCGGAAGGCGCGTGCGCCGCCTACTACCTCTACCGTCGGCTCGATCTCCCGGCGGAGGTGGCTCATGCCTGA
- the hypE gene encoding hydrogenase expression/formation protein HypE, translating into MPEEGTAPVAIDMDGWVCPMPLRDSPNIVMGHGGGGAMSGELIEHLFLPAFGSAAQADMGDSAVVTLGGARLAFSTDSFVVKPLVFPGGTIGELAVNGTVNDLAMAGARPMVLSTAFILEEGTALADIARIAQAVGTAALAAGVQLVTGDTKVVDAGHGDGIYLNTAGIGLVDPGVDIRPQRATPGDVVLVSGDIGVHGIAVLSCREGLEFGTTVLSDTAPLHGLVAAMLATGADVHMLRDPTRGGVAASLNEIARAANVGVALDERQLPVPAGVRDACGLLGLDPMYVANEGKLLAFVAAQDADRVLAAMRQHPLGAQAAAIGRCVAEHPGMVVARTALGGTRVVDLPAGEQLPRIC; encoded by the coding sequence ATGCCTGAGGAAGGCACAGCTCCCGTGGCGATCGACATGGACGGCTGGGTGTGTCCGATGCCGTTGCGGGATTCGCCGAACATCGTGATGGGCCATGGCGGTGGCGGCGCGATGTCCGGCGAGCTGATCGAGCATCTGTTCCTGCCCGCGTTCGGCTCGGCCGCGCAGGCGGACATGGGCGACTCCGCGGTGGTCACGCTCGGCGGCGCCCGGCTGGCGTTCTCCACGGACTCGTTCGTCGTCAAACCGCTCGTCTTCCCCGGCGGCACGATCGGGGAGCTCGCGGTCAACGGCACGGTGAACGATCTGGCCATGGCCGGCGCGCGCCCGATGGTGCTGTCGACCGCGTTCATCCTGGAGGAGGGCACCGCACTGGCCGACATCGCGCGCATCGCGCAGGCGGTCGGCACCGCGGCCTTGGCGGCGGGGGTTCAGCTGGTCACCGGGGATACCAAGGTGGTCGACGCCGGGCACGGTGACGGGATCTATCTCAACACCGCGGGAATCGGCCTCGTGGACCCCGGCGTGGACATCCGGCCGCAGCGCGCGACCCCGGGCGACGTCGTGCTGGTCAGCGGCGACATCGGGGTGCACGGCATCGCGGTGCTCAGCTGCCGCGAGGGATTGGAGTTCGGCACCACCGTGCTCAGCGACACCGCGCCGCTGCACGGACTGGTCGCGGCGATGCTGGCGACCGGCGCCGACGTACACATGCTGCGCGATCCCACCCGCGGCGGCGTCGCCGCGTCGCTCAACGAGATCGCTCGCGCCGCGAATGTCGGTGTGGCGCTGGACGAGCGGCAGCTCCCGGTCCCCGCGGGCGTGCGGGACGCGTGCGGGCTGCTCGGGCTGGACCCGATGTACGTGGCCAACGAGGGCAAGCTTCTCGCGTTCGTCGCCGCTCAGGACGCGGACCGCGTGCTCGCGGCGATGCGGCAGCACCCGCTGGGTGCGCAGGCAGCGGCCATCGGCCGGTGCGTCGCCGAGCATCCCGGGATGGTGGTGGCCCGCACGGCCCTCGGCGGCACGCGCGTGGTGGACCTGCCCGCGGGAGAGCAGCTGCCGCGTATCTGTTGA
- a CDS encoding HoxN/HupN/NixA family nickel/cobalt transporter — MDRRQRRGVVGMALVILVLHILGWGALLLFVVPGRYIVDGAVFGMGLGVTAYTLGMRHAFDADHIAAIDNTTRKLVADGRKPLSVGFWFALGHSTIVFVLVALLAFGVKALAANLRDGDSGLQRWTGVFGTGVSGTFLILIGLLNLVSLIGIWRVFRGVRRGNYDEAALRRQLDHRGALNRILRPLTRAVRTPWQMYPVGLLFGLGFDTVTEVSLLVIAGGAAATDLPWYAILVLPVLFSAGMALFDALDGACMNYAYGWAFAGPLRTIYYNIVVTGLSVAVALLIGAQEMISILTDELGVTNGPLAWVGDLDLGVLGFLVVGVFLLTWVIAVGVWRFGDLERRWCADRIGERPG; from the coding sequence CTGGACCGGAGGCAGCGGCGCGGCGTCGTCGGGATGGCGCTCGTCATCCTCGTGCTGCACATCCTCGGGTGGGGTGCGCTGCTCCTGTTCGTCGTTCCCGGCCGCTACATCGTGGACGGGGCGGTATTCGGCATGGGGCTCGGCGTCACCGCCTACACGCTAGGGATGCGGCACGCGTTCGACGCCGACCACATCGCCGCGATCGACAACACCACCCGGAAACTGGTGGCGGACGGGCGGAAACCGCTGTCGGTCGGGTTCTGGTTCGCGCTCGGACACTCGACCATCGTCTTCGTCCTTGTCGCGCTGCTGGCGTTCGGCGTCAAGGCGCTCGCGGCGAACCTGCGCGACGGGGACTCCGGGCTGCAACGGTGGACCGGTGTGTTCGGCACCGGCGTCTCGGGGACCTTCCTCATCCTCATCGGCCTGCTGAACCTGGTGTCGCTGATCGGGATCTGGCGGGTATTCCGCGGGGTGCGGCGGGGCAACTACGACGAGGCCGCGCTGCGACGGCAGCTGGACCACCGCGGCGCGCTGAACCGGATACTGCGGCCGCTGACGCGGGCCGTGCGCACGCCGTGGCAGATGTATCCGGTCGGGCTGCTGTTCGGCCTCGGCTTCGACACCGTCACCGAGGTGAGCCTGCTGGTGATCGCGGGCGGCGCGGCGGCGACCGACCTGCCCTGGTATGCGATTCTCGTACTGCCTGTGCTGTTCTCGGCGGGCATGGCGCTGTTCGACGCGCTGGACGGCGCCTGCATGAACTACGCCTACGGGTGGGCGTTCGCCGGTCCGCTCCGAACGATCTACTACAACATCGTGGTGACCGGGCTTTCGGTCGCCGTCGCCCTGCTGATCGGCGCGCAGGAGATGATCTCGATCCTGACCGACGAGCTCGGCGTCACCAACGGTCCACTGGCCTGGGTCGGCGATCTGGACCTCGGCGTGCTCGGCTTCCTCGTCGTCGGTGTGTTCCTGCTCACCTGGGTGATCGCTGTCGGCGTGTGGCGATTCGGCGATCTCGAACGGCGGTGGTGCGCCGACCGCATCGGGGAACGGCCCGGCTGA
- the lexA gene encoding transcriptional repressor LexA, translating into MRHTDDTGDETESGADSASTGADLTVRQRKVLEVIRTSVSERGYPPSIREIGDAVGLTSTSSVAHQLRALERKGFLRRDPNRPRAVDVRGLDEVVRSVTSLPVAAVDGSDGAVDADRPVPTFVPVLGRIAAGGPILAEQAVEDVFPLPRELVGDGSLFLLKVVGQSMIDAAICDGDWVVVRQQNVADNGDIVAAMIDGEATVKTFKRTGKDVWLMPHNPVFEPIPGNDAQILGKVVTVIRKI; encoded by the coding sequence GTGAGGCACACAGACGACACGGGTGACGAGACCGAAAGCGGCGCCGACTCGGCGAGTACCGGGGCGGATCTCACCGTGCGTCAGCGCAAAGTACTGGAGGTGATCCGCACCTCGGTGAGCGAGCGCGGCTACCCGCCGAGCATCCGGGAGATCGGTGACGCTGTCGGGCTGACGTCCACCTCCTCGGTCGCCCATCAGTTGCGCGCCTTGGAGCGCAAAGGCTTCCTGCGCCGCGATCCGAATCGTCCACGCGCGGTGGACGTCCGGGGCCTGGACGAGGTGGTGCGTTCGGTGACCAGTCTGCCGGTCGCCGCGGTGGACGGGTCCGATGGCGCCGTCGACGCCGACCGCCCGGTGCCCACATTCGTGCCGGTGCTCGGCCGCATCGCCGCCGGTGGTCCGATTCTGGCGGAGCAGGCCGTCGAAGACGTCTTCCCGCTCCCCCGCGAGCTGGTCGGCGACGGCTCGCTGTTCCTGCTGAAGGTTGTCGGCCAGTCCATGATCGACGCGGCGATCTGCGACGGCGACTGGGTGGTCGTCCGGCAACAGAACGTCGCCGACAACGGCGACATCGTCGCCGCGATGATCGACGGCGAGGCCACGGTGAAAACATTCAAGCGCACCGGCAAGGACGTCTGGCTGATGCCGCACAATCCGGTGTTCGAACCGATCCCCGGCAACGACGCCCAGATCCTCGGCAAGGTCGTCACGGTCATCCGCAAGATCTGA